In the genome of Arthrobacter alpinus, the window CAATTCCGGCTCAGCATATTCATCGCCAGAGCCGCGCAATTCAGCCGGAAAGGTGCTCGCGCGGCGGGCGTCCGCGGCGTTTTCGTCATGATCCTCGTTGATGAATCCGTAGTCTTCCTCGTCCCAGAGAGTCACCTTCTCCTGTGCCGGAGGCGTTGCCGCGGCGGCTGCAACAGGAGGGACGACGGCGGCTGCCGGGGCGGGCGTGGAAGTGACCGCGGCGGTAGGCGCCGGAGTGGCTGCCGCTGGCCGCACAGGGGCAGCAGGGCGCACTGGTTCCCTAGTTACCTTGGGCAGTGCAGCTGAGGGAGGAAGCTGTGAATTGTCGTCATACACGTAGGCGCCACCGGCCGGCGCCGCATCGCGGGCCTTTCCGAAGATCTCGGTACCTAGGGTGTCGGTAAAGAACGGCTCTTGGTAGACGTCTTCGGCCGGTTCCGTGGGGACAACAAGATCCAGCAGGTCCGCCGGTGTAGTCCTGGAGGCAATGAGGTAGGTGCTGTTGTCCTGAACGCCAAGGTCCAAAATGGAGACGTTGGAGACGCGTGTGCCAATGGCCACCTCGCGTGAACTCTGTGTAAGGTTCGCGGAATTCTCAACAGCCGACACCAATATACTGACTGGTCGGTTTAGGACTTGGTCCAGTCCATCAAGGATGACGTCGTTCTCGGCTGAGGCCAAGATACGTCCGGTCACCTTGTAGCGGCCGCCCAGGATGGATCCCACATCAATAGGTTGTGGCACCAAATCCTCCTCTTAATGCACGGGGCTGGTGCGAGTTGTGCACGCGAAGCCATATTTTGACTGATTCTATAGGAAAATGCGGTAAGTTCCATGGTTGCGGTCTTGACAGGCCGCTACCACTTAAGGAAATTTTCTTATCTGGAAGGAAGGCGATTGCGAACCTTTGCAAGTAGGGGATTGAGTAGAGAGTCAACTTCGGCAACTCGCATTTGCTTCAGAACCACTATGTAGACCACGGCCATGAGGGTACCCACGACGGCGAGGGTGGCGGCGGCCGCGGGAATTGAGGACCACATGAATCCATTGGTCACGGAGCTGCCGAAGAGGCGCAACGCAAGTTCACCGATGATGCCGGCCGCAAGGGCTGCCACCAGGAAGCGCATGTGGGCGCGCATGATGAGTCCTCCGCCGTAATTCCCTAGCTTGGCGCGAAGGAAGAAATGGCTGACGATGGGCCCCAAGACATTTGTCAGGGTGTAGCTGGCCGCAAGCCCGTAGATGATGAACTCTTCGGGCAGCAGCGCCGCTGAGAGAGCCGAAGCCATGCCGATGCACACCATTATGCATTGGATGATGAACGGGGCGCGGGCGTTCTCCTGCGCATAAAACGCCCTGTTCAGGATGAAGTTAATGCTGTAGAACGGGGCTCCGATGGCCAGGATGGACAGCGTGATGGCGATCTGGCGACCCACGTTCTCGTGGCCTCCGCTGAAGAGCATGCCGAAGGGGCCGGAGAGGACCAATAAGGCGACAGCCGCAAAAACGGTGGCCATGCCCGTGGTTCGCAGTGCCGAGCCTAGAGAGCTACGCAGCGCTGACATGTCCTTGTCAGCGGCAGCATGGGCCATTGCTGTGAACATCACCGTGGCAATGGACAGGGCAATGATGGAGTGCGGCATGATGTACAACTCGGTGGCCCGGTTTAGCGCCCAGATTCCTGGGATGTTGGAACTGCTCCCGGGGGCATCGTCACCGCCGGCAGGGATGGTGGCAACTCGCATAATGATGATGAAGCTCAAGTTGCCAATGATCATGGTTCCCATGGTCCAGACGGCAACCTTGGCGGTGGCACCGAGACCGGTACCCTTCCACCCAAACTTGGGACGCAGGTTCAGGCCAAGGCGGTGCACCGGGATTAGCAGCACGGCCGACTGTACAACGATCCCGAGCGTGGCTGTCCCGGCCAACATCCAGGTCTGGCCCATGGTCCAGTTGTCTACAGTGTGCGAGGTGCTTGCGGAGCTGCCGGCAACAAGAATGAACACCAGGAGGCCAACGATGGCCACCACGTTGTTGACGACTGGCGCCCAGGCGTAGGCCCTAAATGAATTGTGGGCGTTGAGTACCTGACCAAGGAGGGAAAACAGTCCGTAAAAGAAGATCTGCGGCAGAAGGAACAAGCCAAAGATGATGGCCAACTCCAGCTTCTTGCCGGTGAATGAGGTGGACAACCCCATGATGGGTGCAGCGAGCAGCAAGACCACCGCAGTCAGGGCCAACAAGCCCAGAACACCCAAGGTCAGGAGCCTGGAGATGAAATCAGAACCCTTATCAGGATGCTTGCTGGCCTTGGCGATCTGTGGGATCAGAACCGCGTTGAACACGCCGCCGGCAATCATGAGGAAGATCAAGTTGGGGAGGTTGTTGGAGCCCTCAAAAATATTTGCGATGGCCGTGTCTGCGATCGCAATACCGAGAACGATTCCCTTGACGAAACCAAGAATGCGCGAGGCCAACGTACCGATGGCCATCGATGCACCCGAGCGGGCAGCGCTGGGCACACCCTTGCCTGATGCGGCCCTGCCCGGTTCAGGCTGACCGGAGGCAGCATTGCCGTGTTCCTCGTCCACCAAGCTGGCAATGGACGACGGCGCCCGGCCGGCATTGATGTGAGTGGCTGCGGGCTGCAGTTGGGTATGTGGCACTGCCTGCATGGCCGCCTGCGGGGAAGCTTGTACAGCTGTCAACATGGAAGTATCCAAACTGACTGGCGCAGAGGCAGACCGTGGCGCTGCATTGGGTTTCGGCGGGACGTTGACCCGTTCATGGCTAGACATTGTTTCCATCATCTCACTGGAGGCTCAAAGAGTGCTGGCAGCGGCCAATTCTTCGAGTGTGGGGACGAACACTGGTGCCAGTGGGTGGGCGCCAGACTAGAAGTGTTCGGGCAGCAATTCACGGGCCAGATCAGTGATGCGCCGCTCGTTGGGGAAAGAGAGCTTTTTTGCCAGCTCACCCAAGGGAACCCACGCAACGTCAACGGCCTCATGGTCCGGATCGTTTTCAATGGTCAGGTAGCCGCCTGTTGCGCGCAGCAGGAAGTGGTGAACGGTCTTGTGCACGCGGTGACCACTGACGGTGAACCAGTAGTCAATGCTGCCCAAGGTGGCCAGGACAACGCCAGCAATGCCGGTTTCTTCTTCAATCTCACGCACAGCGGCCTCAGCGTGCGTTTCCGCACCTTCCGGGTGACCCTTTGGCAGGCACCACTCGAGCCGGCCACCGCGATTGATGCGGGCAATGATCGCTACCTGGGGTACGCCGTCGTGCATCTCAATCACCACGCCGCCCGCGGAAACTTCTTCAACGGTGGGCAGCTGGCTCGGCGCGCTCGATGCTGCGGGCACAACCAGAGAACCCATTGCCGCTGGCAATGGATTCCTCTTCGGCGCGCGCGGCACGGGGTGAACCATGCAGTCCACTCTAGCTATCTTTGGTCATGGATGATGACAGGTGGCCGGGGTGGTTTCCGCAGAGTCCCCGCGATGGCTATGGGCGGGGCAATCGCACGAGTGCAAAAGTCTGGCATCCTTAAGGAACCATGGATTTAGCGCTCGATACCTCAAAATTTGACCCGGTGGTTCTTGAGCTCGGCCGGCTCTTTGCCGACGCCGGCTTTGAACTCTCTCTTGTGGGAGGACCCGTCCGCGACCTCTTCTTGGGGCGGACCTCACCGGATTTGGACTTCACCACCAACGCGACACCCGATGAAATTCTTCAGGTGGCCAAAAAATGGGCGGATTCGCACTGGGAGATGGGTCGCGAATTCGGCACCATCGGCTTCCGCAAACGCAACGCCAGTAAAGAGGTGTTGCTCATTGAGGTCACCACTTACCGAGCCGAGGCCTATGATCCCGATTCCCGAAAGCCCGTCGTGGCATTTGGCCGGTCGCTGGTTGACGATTTGCAGCGCCGTGACTTCAGCGTCAATTCCATGGCTTTGCGCCTGCCCGAGATGGAACTCATTGATCCCTTTGGTGGCGCCAAGGACTTGGCCGCCGGGCTGTTGCGCACGCCTGGGGCTGCCGTGGACTCCTTCTCGGATGACCCCTTGCGCATGATGCGGGCAGCCCGCTTTGCGTCCCAGTTGGGCTTCTCGCTCCATCCTGAGGTCCTGGCGGCCATGAAGGGAATGGCCGAGAGGATCAGTATTATCTCGGCGGAGCGGGTCCGGGATGAGCTGGTCAAGCTGATCTGCGGCGCCCATCCCCGAGCTGGCATCGACATCCTGGTTGAGACCGGGCTGGCCGATCTGGTGCTGCCTGAAGTTCCTGCACTGAAGCTGGAAAGCGATGAACACCACCGCCACAAGGACGTGTACCAGCATTCCCTGCAGGTACTGGAGCAGGCTGCTGCCCTGGAGACCGGCCCGGATGGTCCCGTTCCCGGCCCTGACTTCGTGTTGCGCTTCGCGGCCCTCATGCACGACGTCGGCAAGCCCAAAACCCGCCGTTTTGAACCCGGCGGCGGGGTCAGCTTCCGGCACCATGACCTGGCCGGG includes:
- the murJ gene encoding murein biosynthesis integral membrane protein MurJ, whose protein sequence is MLTAVQASPQAAMQAVPHTQLQPAATHINAGRAPSSIASLVDEEHGNAASGQPEPGRAASGKGVPSAARSGASMAIGTLASRILGFVKGIVLGIAIADTAIANIFEGSNNLPNLIFLMIAGGVFNAVLIPQIAKASKHPDKGSDFISRLLTLGVLGLLALTAVVLLLAAPIMGLSTSFTGKKLELAIIFGLFLLPQIFFYGLFSLLGQVLNAHNSFRAYAWAPVVNNVVAIVGLLVFILVAGSSASTSHTVDNWTMGQTWMLAGTATLGIVVQSAVLLIPVHRLGLNLRPKFGWKGTGLGATAKVAVWTMGTMIIGNLSFIIIMRVATIPAGGDDAPGSSSNIPGIWALNRATELYIMPHSIIALSIATVMFTAMAHAAADKDMSALRSSLGSALRTTGMATVFAAVALLVLSGPFGMLFSGGHENVGRQIAITLSILAIGAPFYSINFILNRAFYAQENARAPFIIQCIMVCIGMASALSAALLPEEFIIYGLAASYTLTNVLGPIVSHFFLRAKLGNYGGGLIMRAHMRFLVAALAAGIIGELALRLFGSSVTNGFMWSSIPAAAATLAVVGTLMAVVYIVVLKQMRVAEVDSLLNPLLAKVRNRLPSR
- a CDS encoding NUDIX hydrolase; the protein is MVHPVPRAPKRNPLPAAMGSLVVPAASSAPSQLPTVEEVSAGGVVIEMHDGVPQVAIIARINRGGRLEWCLPKGHPEGAETHAEAAVREIEEETGIAGVVLATLGSIDYWFTVSGHRVHKTVHHFLLRATGGYLTIENDPDHEAVDVAWVPLGELAKKLSFPNERRITDLARELLPEHF
- a CDS encoding CCA tRNA nucleotidyltransferase; protein product: MDLALDTSKFDPVVLELGRLFADAGFELSLVGGPVRDLFLGRTSPDLDFTTNATPDEILQVAKKWADSHWEMGREFGTIGFRKRNASKEVLLIEVTTYRAEAYDPDSRKPVVAFGRSLVDDLQRRDFSVNSMALRLPEMELIDPFGGAKDLAAGLLRTPGAAVDSFSDDPLRMMRAARFASQLGFSLHPEVLAAMKGMAERISIISAERVRDELVKLICGAHPRAGIDILVETGLADLVLPEVPALKLESDEHHRHKDVYQHSLQVLEQAAALETGPDGPVPGPDFVLRFAALMHDVGKPKTRRFEPGGGVSFRHHDLAGAKLTAKRMKALRFDNDSIKAVSRLVELHMRFYGYGEAGWTDSAVRRYVTDAGPVLERLHRLTRSDVTTRNQRKADRLSFAYDDLEQRIAVLAEQEELDSIRPDLDGGAIMALLNIKPGRVVGRAYNFLLELRMERGPLGPEEAEKELRTWWVEQPEAAAPEGAGSKDQELESSAPRDAAETP